From the genome of Gemmatimonadota bacterium, one region includes:
- the carB gene encoding carbamoyl-phosphate synthase large subunit — translation MPKRTDIESILIIGSGPIVIGQACEFDYSGTQACRALREEGYRVVLINSNPATIMTDPDMADRTYVEPITAEYVEKVIRRERPDVLLPTLGGQTALNVAVELAESGTLDRYGVELIGAKLEAIKMAEDRELFQQAMERIGLEVPRGGFARTVDEAWELVKNTGFPAIIRPAFTLGGAGGSIARSESEYAEAVEWGLSTSPITEVLIEESVIGWKEYELEVMRDLADNVVIICSIENFDPMGVHTGDSITVAPAQTLTDKEYQALRDASIKVIREIGVETGGSNIQFAVSPEDGRILAIEMNPRVSRSSALASKATGFPIAKIAAKLAVGYTLDEIPNDITRETPASFEPTIDYVVVKIPRWAFEKFPNADTQLGTQMKSVGETMAIGRTFKEAVQKGLRGLEIDRHGLGADGKDAVDGVLDDLREQMTRPTAERIFQIKTALQLGMPVDEIYALTGVDPWFLHNLRDIVDLEGEIGAHRNGSMPRNLLHKAKQAGFSDMQIAHLTGSDERSVRARRIEARVDAVFKTVDTCAAEFEAMTPYYYSTYETENETRPKTRKTIMILGGGPNRIGQGIEFDYCCVQAVMALKEDGYETIMVNSNPETVSTDYDISDRLFFEPLTFEDVMNIVETEKPDGVIVQFGGQTPLKLALPLERAGVPIIGTSPDSIDLAEDRKRFGALTKALGIPHPPHGTVFSFEEAREVAGEIGYPVLVRPSYVLGGRNMALVYDDDSLQSYMRTAVHVSPEHPILIDKFLEDAFEYDVDAISDGTDVVLGGIMEHIEEAGIHSGDSACVLPPYMVEPMHIDTMRNYTHALARSLKVVGLINVQYAIKNDVVYVLEVNPRASRTIPFVSKAIGVPLAQLAARVMAGKTLRELGFTEEIIPPYASVKEVVLPFVKFAGSDSLLGPEMKSTGEVMGIYEEPGIAFAKGQSAAGGSLPLSGTVLVSVNAFDHENVVAIARELHMLGFTIMATSGTGRTLEDAGLAVVRVNKVWEGEPHIVDHIRRSDIQLIINTPLGKSARDDDYMIRRAAIEANIPCITTLSAAWSAVKAIQALKNEGREISVKSLQEWHETLKEARV, via the coding sequence TTGCCGAAACGCACCGACATCGAATCCATCCTGATCATCGGCTCCGGGCCGATCGTCATCGGACAGGCCTGCGAGTTCGACTATTCCGGCACCCAGGCCTGCAGGGCGCTCCGCGAAGAGGGCTACCGGGTCGTGCTGATCAACAGCAACCCGGCCACGATCATGACGGATCCGGACATGGCGGACCGGACCTACGTCGAACCCATCACCGCGGAATACGTGGAGAAGGTCATCCGGCGCGAGCGCCCCGACGTGCTGCTGCCCACGCTCGGGGGACAGACCGCGCTGAACGTCGCCGTCGAGCTCGCCGAGTCGGGCACACTGGACCGCTACGGGGTCGAACTCATCGGCGCCAAGCTCGAGGCGATCAAGATGGCGGAGGACCGGGAACTGTTCCAGCAGGCCATGGAGCGCATCGGCCTGGAGGTGCCCCGGGGCGGCTTCGCGCGGACCGTCGACGAGGCCTGGGAACTGGTGAAGAATACGGGCTTCCCCGCCATCATCCGACCGGCCTTCACCCTGGGCGGCGCCGGCGGGAGCATCGCGCGCAGCGAGTCGGAATACGCCGAGGCCGTCGAATGGGGCCTGTCCACCAGTCCCATCACCGAGGTGCTGATCGAGGAGTCGGTCATCGGCTGGAAGGAATACGAACTCGAGGTCATGCGCGACCTGGCCGACAACGTGGTCATCATCTGCTCCATCGAGAATTTCGACCCCATGGGCGTGCACACCGGCGACAGCATCACGGTCGCGCCTGCGCAGACCCTCACGGACAAGGAATACCAAGCGCTTAGGGACGCCTCGATCAAGGTGATCCGGGAAATCGGCGTGGAGACGGGCGGATCGAACATCCAGTTCGCCGTCAGCCCGGAGGACGGCCGCATCCTGGCCATCGAGATGAACCCGCGCGTGTCCCGCAGCTCGGCTCTGGCTTCCAAGGCCACGGGCTTCCCCATTGCCAAGATCGCCGCGAAACTGGCCGTAGGTTACACGCTGGACGAGATCCCGAACGACATTACCCGGGAAACCCCGGCGTCCTTCGAGCCCACCATCGACTACGTGGTGGTGAAAATCCCGCGGTGGGCATTCGAGAAATTTCCCAACGCCGACACCCAGCTCGGCACGCAGATGAAGTCGGTGGGCGAGACCATGGCCATCGGCCGGACCTTCAAGGAAGCGGTCCAGAAAGGGCTCAGGGGCCTGGAGATCGACCGCCACGGCCTCGGCGCGGACGGGAAGGACGCGGTGGACGGCGTGCTGGACGATCTCAGGGAGCAGATGACCCGGCCCACGGCGGAGCGCATCTTCCAGATCAAGACCGCCCTCCAGCTCGGCATGCCCGTCGACGAGATCTATGCGCTTACCGGCGTCGATCCCTGGTTCCTGCACAACCTGAGGGACATCGTCGATCTCGAGGGCGAAATCGGCGCGCACCGGAACGGGTCCATGCCCCGGAACCTGCTGCACAAGGCCAAGCAGGCCGGTTTCTCCGACATGCAGATCGCCCACCTGACCGGCAGCGACGAGCGGTCGGTCCGCGCACGGCGCATCGAGGCGCGCGTGGATGCCGTGTTCAAGACCGTCGACACCTGCGCGGCCGAGTTCGAGGCCATGACGCCCTACTACTATTCGACCTACGAGACCGAGAACGAGACCCGGCCCAAGACGCGGAAGACGATTATGATCCTGGGCGGCGGGCCGAACCGCATCGGCCAGGGGATCGAGTTCGACTACTGCTGCGTGCAGGCGGTCATGGCGCTGAAGGAGGACGGATACGAGACGATCATGGTCAACAGCAACCCGGAGACCGTGAGCACCGATTACGACATCTCGGACCGGCTGTTCTTCGAGCCCCTCACCTTTGAAGACGTGATGAACATCGTCGAGACGGAAAAGCCGGACGGCGTGATCGTCCAGTTCGGCGGTCAGACGCCCCTCAAGCTGGCCCTGCCGCTCGAGCGCGCGGGCGTGCCCATCATCGGCACCTCGCCCGACAGCATCGACCTGGCCGAGGACCGCAAGCGGTTCGGCGCCCTGACGAAGGCGCTGGGCATCCCCCATCCGCCCCACGGGACGGTCTTCTCCTTCGAAGAGGCCCGGGAGGTGGCGGGAGAGATCGGATACCCCGTGCTGGTGCGGCCTTCCTACGTCCTTGGCGGCCGCAACATGGCCCTGGTCTACGACGACGACTCCCTGCAAAGCTACATGCGGACCGCCGTCCACGTCTCCCCCGAGCATCCCATCCTCATCGACAAATTCCTCGAGGACGCCTTCGAGTACGACGTGGACGCCATCTCCGACGGGACGGACGTCGTCCTGGGCGGGATCATGGAACACATCGAGGAAGCGGGCATCCATTCCGGGGACAGCGCCTGCGTGCTGCCGCCCTACATGGTCGAGCCCATGCATATCGACACCATGAGGAACTACACCCACGCCCTGGCGAGAAGCCTCAAGGTCGTCGGCCTGATCAACGTGCAGTACGCCATCAAGAACGACGTCGTCTACGTGCTGGAGGTCAACCCACGCGCCTCGCGGACGATACCCTTCGTGTCCAAAGCCATCGGCGTGCCGCTGGCCCAGCTCGCGGCCCGGGTCATGGCCGGGAAGACGCTGCGCGAACTCGGCTTCACCGAGGAGATCATCCCGCCCTACGCCTCGGTGAAGGAGGTCGTGCTGCCCTTCGTCAAATTCGCGGGGTCGGACAGCCTGCTCGGACCCGAGATGAAGTCGACCGGCGAGGTCATGGGCATCTACGAAGAGCCGGGGATCGCCTTCGCCAAGGGGCAGAGCGCGGCGGGCGGCTCCCTGCCCCTGTCCGGCACCGTCCTGGTCAGCGTCAACGCCTTCGACCACGAAAACGTCGTGGCAATCGCCCGGGAGCTCCATATGCTGGGCTTCACGATCATGGCGACGAGCGGTACCGGCCGCACGCTGGAGGACGCCGGCCTGGCGGTGGTCCGGGTCAACAAGGTCTGGGAAGGCGAACCGCACATCGTGGACCACATCCGGCGGAGCGACATCCAACTCATCATCAACACGCCCCTGGGCAAGAGCGCGCGGGACGACGACTACATGATCCGCCGCGCGGCCATCGAGGCGAACATCCCATGCATCACCACGCTCTCGGCGGCCTGGTCCGCGGTCAAGGCCATCCAGGCGCTCAAGAACGAGGGCCGCGAGATCTCGGTGAAGAGCCTGCAGGAATGGCACGAGACGTTGAAAGAAGCGAGGGTTTGA
- a CDS encoding aminopeptidase P family protein, protein MKPRFKPGPFSAGNVQHTVRDASRSDSTRHGPVFTAALCTIFTAALWGMVLYGVTSVSPAAAQSESVSITADPGPVPVEELAERRERIRRGMGSGIMILFGAEPKVFSNDVNYPYRQESNLFYLTGISQPGATLVLLPGNRSQKEILFLPRRDPAREIWTGHMIGVEEARQRTGIAHVWPIEEFDAFVETVLHGSAYEKRPSDDEGDYRAIGESVENGTPVAVWLLADASSRYGSRYPRALRFASEAARFPAARVRLASGLFRDLRVVKSDWELQRLQRAVDITRLAQRAIMRRASGPGGQGGPGGPLNESVLDGIILSIYRAHGAHWGFPSIVASGPNATTLHYEENNREIASGELVLADIGAAVGYYTADVTRTFPVGGVFADAQREVYEVVLDAHARGVAAVRPGMTMRRVHEVARKVIADGLLKLGLITSTSGNQYRMWYMHGTSHWIGLDVHDVGGRDMPFRPGMVITVEPGIYVREDTLENLDDTPRNRALIEAIRPAFERYRNIGVRIEDDVLVTEDGHRVLSEGTPRSIEEIEAFMAQPAP, encoded by the coding sequence ATGAAACCACGATTTAAACCTGGTCCTTTTTCGGCCGGCAACGTGCAGCACACGGTCCGCGACGCTTCACGGTCGGACTCCACCAGGCACGGTCCGGTCTTCACCGCCGCGCTGTGCACGATCTTCACTGCCGCGCTCTGGGGAATGGTCCTTTACGGCGTAACCTCCGTTTCCCCGGCCGCCGCCCAGTCGGAATCCGTGTCAATCACGGCGGACCCCGGACCGGTGCCGGTGGAGGAACTGGCGGAAAGGCGGGAACGGATACGCAGAGGCATGGGCAGCGGGATCATGATCCTCTTCGGGGCGGAACCCAAGGTATTCAGCAACGATGTGAACTATCCCTACCGGCAGGAAAGCAACCTCTTCTACCTGACCGGCATCAGCCAGCCCGGCGCAACGCTTGTGCTGCTGCCCGGGAATCGAAGCCAGAAGGAAATCCTATTCCTCCCCAGGCGGGACCCCGCACGGGAAATCTGGACCGGCCACATGATCGGGGTGGAAGAAGCCCGGCAACGGACCGGGATCGCCCATGTATGGCCGATCGAGGAGTTCGACGCCTTTGTGGAGACCGTCCTCCACGGATCGGCCTATGAAAAACGTCCGTCCGATGACGAAGGGGACTACCGGGCCATTGGCGAATCCGTCGAGAACGGAACGCCCGTGGCCGTCTGGCTCCTGGCCGACGCCAGTTCCAGGTACGGCAGCCGGTATCCCCGGGCCCTCCGGTTCGCCTCGGAGGCCGCCCGTTTTCCCGCCGCCCGGGTACGGCTGGCCTCCGGCTTGTTCCGGGACCTGCGCGTCGTCAAATCGGACTGGGAGCTGCAGCGGCTGCAACGCGCCGTCGACATCACCCGCCTTGCGCAGCGCGCCATCATGCGCAGGGCAAGCGGACCGGGCGGACAGGGTGGTCCAGGCGGACCGCTGAACGAATCCGTACTCGACGGTATCATTCTTTCCATTTATCGCGCCCACGGCGCGCACTGGGGTTTCCCGTCCATCGTGGCCTCGGGGCCCAACGCCACGACCCTGCACTACGAGGAAAACAACCGGGAGATCGCAAGCGGAGAACTCGTCCTGGCCGATATCGGCGCGGCCGTCGGATACTACACGGCCGACGTCACGCGGACGTTCCCGGTCGGCGGGGTCTTCGCGGATGCCCAGCGAGAAGTGTACGAGGTCGTCCTCGACGCCCATGCCCGGGGCGTCGCCGCCGTCCGGCCGGGCATGACCATGCGCAGGGTCCATGAAGTGGCGCGGAAGGTGATCGCGGACGGACTCCTGAAACTGGGGCTGATCACGAGTACGTCGGGCAACCAGTACCGCATGTGGTACATGCACGGCACGAGCCACTGGATCGGGCTGGACGTCCATGACGTGGGCGGCAGGGACATGCCCTTCAGGCCGGGCATGGTGATCACGGTGGAACCGGGCATCTACGTCCGGGAGGACACGCTGGAGAACCTGGACGACACCCCGCGGAACCGGGCGCTGATCGAGGCGATACGGCCCGCCTTCGAGCGGTACCGGAATATCGGGGTGCGAATCGAAGACGACGTGCTGGTGACCGAAGACGGACACCGCGTGCTGTCGGAAGGGACGCCCCGGTCGATCGAAGAAATCGAAGCCTTCATGGCGCAACCCGCTCCTTGA
- the argJ gene encoding bifunctional glutamate N-acetyltransferase/amino-acid acetyltransferase ArgJ, translated as MQTVDGGELASGVLAPKGFLANTAGCGINSPKGSRKDLVVIDAGGTASAAGVFTTNRVRAAPVILSEDHLQTGMARAVVINSGNANACNGEPGMADAREMAALVAKGLSVPASEILVASTGVIGRPLPMDVIRDGIREALERQPLGPDPDAAESIMTTDTVPKTCAVRCDLDGWAVTVGGIAKGAGMICPYMATMIGVVTTDAAIAPGALKSALRRAVGKSFNCITVDGDMSTNDTVFILANGAAGNPVITQPEGDAFERFAEALEHVCTDLAKKIARDGEGATKLVEILVRGARSDEDARTIGMSVANSALVKTAIYGHDPNWGRILCAVGYAAAESDPDTIDLFLCGHQLTRDGRGLPLDEPTMREALSASEIPVEIDLRLGDGAATVWTCDMSHEYVTVNAEYTT; from the coding sequence ATGCAGACGGTAGACGGCGGCGAACTGGCCTCGGGCGTACTGGCTCCAAAGGGGTTCCTGGCCAACACGGCGGGCTGCGGCATCAACAGTCCGAAGGGCAGCCGCAAGGACCTGGTGGTGATCGACGCGGGCGGGACCGCCTCCGCGGCGGGGGTGTTCACCACGAACCGGGTGCGGGCCGCGCCGGTGATCCTTTCGGAAGACCATCTGCAGACCGGCATGGCGCGGGCCGTCGTGATCAACAGCGGCAACGCCAACGCGTGCAACGGGGAACCCGGCATGGCGGACGCCCGGGAGATGGCCGCCCTGGTGGCCAAAGGGCTGTCCGTGCCCGCGAGCGAGATCCTCGTCGCGTCCACCGGGGTCATCGGACGGCCCTTGCCCATGGACGTGATCCGCGATGGCATCCGGGAAGCGCTGGAGCGGCAGCCGCTGGGGCCGGACCCGGACGCCGCCGAGTCGATCATGACGACCGACACGGTGCCCAAGACCTGCGCAGTGCGGTGTGACCTCGACGGTTGGGCCGTGACAGTTGGCGGTATCGCCAAGGGCGCGGGCATGATCTGCCCGTACATGGCCACGATGATCGGCGTGGTCACGACGGACGCCGCCATTGCGCCGGGCGCCCTCAAGTCGGCCCTCCGACGGGCGGTCGGCAAGTCCTTCAACTGCATTACCGTCGACGGGGACATGAGCACGAACGACACCGTATTCATCCTGGCCAACGGCGCCGCGGGCAACCCGGTGATCACGCAGCCCGAAGGGGACGCCTTCGAGCGGTTCGCCGAGGCGCTGGAGCACGTCTGTACCGACCTGGCGAAGAAGATCGCCCGGGACGGCGAAGGCGCGACCAAACTCGTGGAGATCCTCGTGCGGGGCGCCCGGTCGGACGAGGACGCCCGGACGATCGGCATGAGCGTGGCGAATTCCGCCCTCGTGAAGACGGCCATCTACGGCCACGATCCCAACTGGGGCCGGATCCTCTGCGCCGTCGGGTACGCGGCCGCCGAATCGGACCCGGACACGATCGACCTGTTCCTCTGCGGCCACCAGTTGACCCGGGACGGACGGGGGCTCCCTCTCGACGAGCCGACGATGCGGGAAGCCCTTTCCGCCAGTGAAATACCCGTTGAAATCGATCTCAGGCTGGGAGACGGCGCTGCGACGGTATGGACCTGCGACATGTCCCACGAATACGTGACCGTGAACGCGGAATATACCACCTGA